Proteins co-encoded in one Arachis stenosperma cultivar V10309 chromosome 7, arast.V10309.gnm1.PFL2, whole genome shotgun sequence genomic window:
- the LOC130939784 gene encoding uncharacterized protein LOC130939784, with the protein MEGVNIEAFMNFLNQITAFQANLNKKNAKPHQDSTSIYYLHPSESIGTPLSTVILDGKNYGDWSRAILWGLKGKNKVRFVDGSLPRLDKDDENFEAWDRCNTYVVAWINHSLSPDISRSVVWNTVASSLWTELKRIYCQGDRFRVAELQEELFAIRQGDLDVTSYFTKLKTIWEDLESFRYIPDCECSEKCSCGLGIIRRYRIEDQVTQFLRGLNEQFSNVRSQIMLLDPLPDVNTILSMLTQQERQFMNMDINPEVKIAYAATPSNTANPGNDRGKGRGRGGRSQGGRGKVQCSHCGRLGHSIDVCYKKHGYPPNLKGRNAAEGAGNFAASLVT; encoded by the coding sequence ATGGAAGGTGTCAACATAGAGGCATTCATGAACTTCTTGAACCAGATCACAGCATTTCAAGCGAACCTTAACAAGAAGAATGCCAAACCACATCAAGATTCAACAAGCATTTACTACCTTCATCCATCTGAAAGTATTGGTACACCTCTTTCCACTGTTATACTTGATGGTAAAAATTATGGTGACTGGAGTAGAGCTATACTTTGGGGGCTGAAGGGAAAGAACAAAGTAAGGTTTGTTGATGGTAGTCTGCCTAGGCTTGATAAGGATGATGAAAATTTTGAAGCATGGGATAGATGTAATACATATGTTGTGGCATGGATTAATCACTCTCTTAGTCCTGATATATCACGAAGTGTCGTCTGGAACACTGTGGCAAGCAGTTTGTGGACTGAATTGAAGCGCATATACTGTCAAGGGGATAGATTCAGAGTGGCAGAATTACAGGAAGAGCTTTTTGCAATTAGGCAAGGAGACCTTGATGTAACATCTTATTTCACTAAGTTGAAGACTATTTGGGAAGACCTTGAAAGTTTTAGATATATTCCTGACTGTGAATGTTCAGAAAAGTGTAGTTGTGGCCTAGGTATAATACGACGATATAGAATTGAGGATCAAGTAACTCAGTTTTTGAGAGGTTTAAATGAGCAGTTTTCGAATGTTAGGTCTCAGATTATGTTGTTGGATCCACTTCCTGATGTGAATACTATACTCTCCATGTTGACACAGCAGGAACGCCAATTCATGAATATGGACATTAATCCAGAAGTCAAAATTGCATATGCCGCTACTCCCTCCAACACAGCAAACCCAGGAAATGACAGAGGGAAAGGGAGGGGTAGAGGCGGAAGGAGTCAAGGAGGGAGAGGAAAGGTGCAATGCTCGCACTGTGGAAGGTTGGGTCACAGCATTGATGTGTGTTACAAGAAACACGGCTACCCACCGAACCTCAAGGGACGTAATGCTGCAGAAGGAGCTGGAAATTTTGCAGCCTCCCTAGTCACTTAG